One Vespula pensylvanica isolate Volc-1 chromosome 1, ASM1446617v1, whole genome shotgun sequence genomic region harbors:
- the LOC122638201 gene encoding ras-responsive element-binding protein 1-like isoform X2 — protein sequence MDYSKKVTIKNEPEQEQEQEQEQEQEQTETQVDTAASPSSSVDLPESAHPCPACPTILLTTHDLTNHLREHNSPRSTEYGGEEDYCCAICQKVLSSASSLDRHVLVHSRERPFKCKYCDIAFTTNGNMNRHVKSAHRGERSPPQSYTESESTSNDSENSSRRQHIEEHNNNEISKQTSPNFMIRERLAKNLTAKRKSPSFTREDESPRKHKILLNNSRTEIKRTPVQTQNSFNCPVCNRQDFATSGLLETHLEQNHPEFTARCEPCNLSFKNHRVLNLHRYMIHFSDYPVGIPTRNLRNSVVGFDDLTFVDFTSAKFPTIARVMCEQAMHRPASGEGTNFQCAKCSRAFPCFKSMKEHQNECGKCRSSLQCRPIDVGESQRDDFFAGLELHNKAALTEAKDGKDLADIESILSVTSGPILQNFPRSDASTPENNMKFNSSVGSSGSSGTMSSEYHEEEAQDLFAAEFRKMKLKGEFPCRLCTAIFPNLRALKGHNRAHMGVAPGVPYPCNMCPYTSTDKATLVRHLRSHNGDRPYECSLCNYAFTTKANCERHVRNRHGKLTREDIKSVLIYHPNEDSTNENIGRSSPRVTKDEPRKSLIYPNDREDSHQQQQRYLSMPVDSKSDIRVIDEAKLPSPGLASSLRSIIVNHCETSDTYSRSNIPSSGLIPRNIEEATTSQDQSGRAEDDLESRSSNESVSLVNDTESDMHQRIQASPINLKKTSNVPNAGNSNQDGPLDLSMDVLDLSKKAKERNGAGSSRSNEHYPGNDRREFYDSTSQLFLTQALLQASQGTSPGTSPGTSQGTSQATSLQNFYANAQLIYRNLGSLSAGVNAGILSPYMFNPHLFGQDLNIRDRIQKEFARGLQLTSGGTLVDPSHGNTSFASFPQSNEGSSQSVNEQNDYTKLLASKMTNKNLSPREKPDNSPSSNSVKMVIKNGVLMPKQKQRRYRTERPFSCGHCSAKFTLRSNMERHIKQQHPEFWSQRPRGGHSTRGRPPANHPTLIKNSGQSNSQPSQSYSSILPKTESSSAIESGRHSISDQVKYAILAQQLKANKMDDNDTDEELIIDEDPTDKEMQESQEQGERSTSLLRGQLEGNESNRDVLTVKNEISERDSTDVFHNEQAEERNDTNENGRTSRNEHIPEVKTEDPSGDNNSRHTFKMDICNDTVQDKQEDNNADLASVSELLDNASHQYQHFQPQYLSDEEGLVASTSDFNNSGSEDKSDSVNSGNSNNASSKKKKKKKKKKKSAYSMAPNRVICPYCERPFPWTSSLRRHILTHTGQKPYQCIYCSLLFTTKSNCDRHLLRKHKTNPNKIRRVRNSSSPDSQVVNTNNTFSMRNVPERPYKCNQCPSSTFSTLGNLKKHRSTKHSRKNKSRSVSPSSEPQNSPLQPSKQNDPSDYESQSSSISENVSEQQQVSPVETQKQNSNTSPTNNELSRSRRTSPRSSPGPNDVPFKCHLCDCGFADRHDCLEHIKTNHKKSYEMLVAKGAMDMDIDGLEDQPAPPPPPPPQQHLSDGEERKGRFPDYSNRKVVCAFCIRRFWSAEDLRRHMRTHTGERPFSCDICFRRFTLKHSMLRHRKKHESVDSTMYVGTSGDEENSPTQPPTITPRTQQQPPVLMATNINNSRIQDRITSSVATGDAPGGFMRFNTFEKLTTFTGKLTTNTQHNVNSELSENTDNDLISNLLGIRDKSFIDKVLQASPDDAAKLLGVQRSHE from the exons TGACCATAAAGAACGAACCGGAACAGGAACAAGAACaggaacaagaacaagaacaagaacagaCTGAGACACAGGTGGATACAGCAGCATCTCCGTCGTCCAGT GTAGATTTACCCGAAAGCGCGCATCCTTGTCCAGCTTGTCCGACCATACTTTTGACAACTCACGATTTAACGAATCATCTACGAGAACATAATTCACCTAGGAGCACGGAATACGGCGGTGAGGAAGACTACTGCTGTGCTATATGTCAAAAAGTATTGAGTTCGGCAAGTTCCTTGGATCGCCATGTTCTTGTACATTCGCGCGAACGACCTTTCAAGTGCAAATATTGTGATATAGCTTTCACAACGAATGGTAATATGAACAGACATGTTAAAAGTGCTCACCGCGGTGAAAGATCACCACCACAGAGTTATACCGAATCGGAAAGTACTAGTAACGACTCCGAAAACTCATCTAGAAGACAACACATAGAAGAACACAACAACAACGAGATATCGAAACAAACTTCGCCAAATTTTATGATCAGAGAAAGATTAGCGAAGAATTTAACAGCCAAACGAAAGTCGCCATCTTTTACCAGAGAAGATGAAAGCCCACGTAAACACAAGATATTGTTGAACAATTCGAGGACCGAGATCAAACGTACCCCTGTACAAACACAAAATTCTTTCAACTGTCCGGTTTGTAATCGGCAAGATTTTGCTACGAGCGGCCTCTTGGAAACGCATTTGGAACAAAATCATCCAGAATTCACGGCAAGGTGCGAACCCTGTAatctatcttttaaaaatcatcGGGTTTTGAATCTACACCGTTATATGATACACTTTTCTGACTATCCCGTTGGTATCCCTACGAGAAATTTACGTAATTCCGTAGTAGGATTCGACGATTTAACTTTTGTTGACTTTACCTCGGCTAAATTCCCAACTATTGCTAGGGTGATGTGCGAGCAAGCGATGCATCGGCCAGCATCCGGAGAAGGTACCAACTTTCAATGCGCCAAGTGTTCAAGGGCATTTCCTTGTTTCAAGTCTATGAAAGAACACCAAAATGAATGTGGTAAGTGTAGGTCAAGTTTGCAATGTAGACCGATAGACGTTGGGGAATCACAGAGAGACGATTTTTTTGCGGGCCTCGAATTACACAATAAAGCTGCTTTGACAGAGGCTAAAGACGGAAAGGATTTAGCGGATATAGAAAGCATTTTGTCCGTTACGTCGGGCCCGATTTTACAAAACTTTCCCCGCTCGGATGCTAGTACACCCgagaataatatgaaatttaattcgaGCGTTGGTTCTTCTGGTTCATCAGGAACGATGTCATCGGAATATCACGAGGAAGAAGCTCAGGATTTATTCGCTGCCGAATTCAGGAAGATGAAGTTGAAAGGAGAATTCCCCTGCCGATTATGCACAGCTATATTCCCTAATTTGAGAGCATTGAAGGGACATAATCGTGCTCACATGGGTGTTGCGCCAGGAGTACCCTATCCTTGCAACATGTGTCCTTATACGAGTACGGACAAGGCCACTCTTGTAAGGCATCTCAGATCTCACAACGGCGATCGGCCGTACGAGTGTTCGCTTTGCAATTACGCTTTTACTACAAAAGCAAACTGCGAGAGGCACGTTAGAAATCGTCATGGTAAATTAACCAGGGAAGACATCAAGAGTGTTCTTATATATCACCCGAACGAGGATTCGACGAATGAGAACATCGGTAGAAGTTCGCCAAGAGTGACAAAGGACGAACCAAGAAAAAGTTTGATATATCCGAACGACCGTGAGGACTCTcatcagcaacagcaacgTTATCTCTCGATGCCGGTGGACTCGAAAAGTGATATTAGAGTGATAGACGAGGCAAAACTACCTAGCCCAGGATTGGCCTCGTCCCTTCGTAGTATTATCGTGAATCATTGCGAAACCAGCGATACTTACTCGAGATCGAACATACCATCGTCCGGGCTTATTCCGAGGAATATAGAAGAGGCCACTACATCTCAAGATCAAAGTGGAAGGGCTGAGGATGATCTTGAATCAAGGTCATCTAACGAAAGCGTGTCTCTAGTCAATGATACCGAATCAGATATGCACCAAAGAATTCAAGCTAGTCCGATTAACTTGAAGAAAACGTCTAACGTACCTAACGCCGGAAATTCGAACCAGGATGGCCCCTTGGACCTCAGCATGGACGTTCTAGATTTGAGTAAAAAGGCCAAGGAGAGAAACGGTGCTGGCTCTTCTAGATCGAACGAACATTATCCCGGCAATGACCGAAGAGAATTTTACGATTCAACCAGCCAATTGTTCCTCACACAGGCTCTTTTACAAGCGAGCCAAGGAACTTCGCCGGGAACTTCGCCTGGAACTTCGCAAGGAACCTCGCAGGCAACCTCCCTGCAGAATTTCTACGCTAATGCCCAATTGATCTACCGTAATTTAGGATCACTTTCGGCAGGAGTAAATGCTGGAATTCTATCTCCTTATATGTTCAACCCGCACCTGTTCGGACAAGATCTTAACATCAGAGATAGAATTCAAAAGGAGTTCGCTCGGGGCCTACAATTGACCAGCGGTGGTACGTTGGTCGATCCATCTCACGGAAATACAAGTTTCGCCAGTTTTCCGCAATCTAACGAGGGCTCGTCTCAATCCGTAAACGAGCAAAACGATTATACGAAATTGCTGGCTTCTAAAATGACCAATAAGAATTTATCGCCACGCGAAAAGCCAGACAATTCGCCTTCCTCGAATTCCGTTAAAATGGTCATAAAAAATGGTGTTCTAATGccaaaacaaaaacaacgaAGATATCGTACGGAAAGACCGTTCTCTTGCGGACATTGCTCGGCCAAGTTCACCCTGCGTAGCAACATGGAGAGACATATAAAACAGCAACATCCTGAATTTTGGAGTCAACGACCTCGAGGTGGTCATTCAACGAGAGGCAGACCACCGGCGAACCATCcgactttaattaaaaattctggACAGTCAAATTCGCAGCCTTCGCAGTCCTACTCCAGCATTCTACCCAAAACCGAGTCGTCATCGGCGATAGAATCTGGCAGACATTCGATTTCCGACCAAGTTAAATACGCGATATTGGCACAACAATTGAAGGCCAACAAAATGGACGACAACGACACCGACGAAGAACTCATCATCGACGAGGATCCTACCGATAAAGAGATGCAAGAATCTCAAGAACAAGGAGAACGTTCTACGAGTTTGTTGAGAGGACAATTGGAAGGAAACGAGTCCAACAGAGACGTTTTGACGGTTAAGAACGAAATCTCAGAAAGAGACTCGACCGACGTATTTCACAACGAACAGGCCGAGGAACGTAACGATACCAATGAGAACGGCCGGACTTCTAGAAACGAACATATCCCTGAAGTTAAAACTGAAGATCCATCCGGAGATAATAATTCAAGACACACCTTCAAAATGGATATCTGTAACGATACCGTTCAAGATAAACAGGAAGATAATAACGCTGATCTCGCTAGCGTTTCGGAATTATTGGACAATGCTTCTCATCAATATCAACACTTTCAACCTCAATATCTGAGCGACGAGGAAGGTTTGGTCGCATCGACGAGCGACTTCAACAATTCTGGAAGCGAGGACAAATCTGACTCGGTCAATTCCGGTAATTCGAATAACGCctcgtcgaaaaagaaaaagaagaaaaaaaagaagaagaaatctgCTTACTCGATGGCACCTAACAGAGTGATATGTCCCTATTGCGAACGGCCATTTCCATGGACTTCGTCCCTTAGACGACATATTCTTACGCACACGGGTCAAAAGCCCTATCAATGTATATACTGTTCACTTTTGTTCACGACCAAATCGAATTGCGATCGGCACCTTTTGAGAAAGCACAAAACAAATCCGAACAAAATACGACGCGTTAGAAATTCATCTTCGCCGGATAGTCAGGTTGTCAATACGAACAATACGTTCTCGATGAGAAACGTACCGGAGAGGCCGTACAAATGTAATCAGTGTCCGAGTTCGACCTTTTCGACGTTAGgtaatttaaagaaacatcGTTCGACCAAACACTCGCGCAAAAACAAATCGAGATCCGTATCGCCCTCGAGCGAACCACAAAACAGTCCTTTACAACCGTCGAAACAAAACGATCCTAGCGATTACGAGAGCCAATCGTCTAGCATTTCTGAAAATGTTTCTGAACAACAACAAGTGTCGCCGGTTGAaacacaaaaacaaaattcgaATACATCACCGACTAACAACGAATTATCAAGATCACGAAGAACTTCACCTAGATCCTCGCCCGGTCCTAACGACGTTCCATTCAAATGTCATCTATGTGACTGCGGATTCGCCGATCGTCATGATTGTTTGGAACATATCAAAACGAATCATAAAAAATCGTACGAGATGTTAGTTGCTAAGGGTGCTATGGATATGGATATCGACGGTTTGGAAGATCaaccagcaccaccaccaccgccaccgccgcaGCAACATCTTAGCGatggagaggaaagaaaaggccGATTCCCAGATTACAGTAATAGAAAA GTGGTCTGTGCCTTTTGCATAAGAAGATTCTGGTCGGCCGAGGATCTACGTCGTCACATGAGAACTCACACGGGTGAAAGACCATTCTCCTGTGACATATGCTTTCGACGATTCACTTTGAAACACAGCATGCTACGTCATCGTAAAAAGCACGAATCGGTTGACTCTACCATGTACGTTGGTACCAGCGGCGACGAAGAAAATTCACCGACTCAGCCACCAACGATAACACCGCGTACCCAACAACAACCACCCGTTTTAATGGCAACAAATATCAACAATTCGAGGATCCAAGATAGAATTACGTCGTCGGTAGCAACCGGCGATGCTCCTGGTGGTTTCATGAGATTTAATACCTTCGAAAAATTAACTACATTTACCGGCAAATTGACCACCAATACACAGCATAATGTCAATTCAGAATTATCCGAAAATACCGACAACGATTTGATCTCTAATCTTTTGGGCATACGCGATAAAAGTTTCATCGATAAGGTTCTCCAAGCATCACCGGACGATGCCGCTAAATTATTAGGCGTACAACGTAGTCACGAGTGA
- the LOC122638201 gene encoding ras-responsive element-binding protein 1-like isoform X4, translating into MKSPVGSRRIESRRYYVTIKNEPEQEQEQEQEQEQEQTETQVDTAASPSSSVDLPESAHPCPACPTILLTTHDLTNHLREHNSPRSTEYGGEEDYCCAICQKVLSSASSLDRHVLVHSRERPFKCKYCDIAFTTNGNMNRHVKSAHRGERSPPQSYTESESTSNDSENSSRRQHIEEHNNNEISKQTSPNFMIRERLAKNLTAKRKSPSFTREDESPRKHKILLNNSRTEIKRTPVQTQNSFNCPVCNRQDFATSGLLETHLEQNHPEFTARCEPCNLSFKNHRVLNLHRYMIHFSDYPVGIPTRNLRNSVVGFDDLTFVDFTSAKFPTIARVMCEQAMHRPASGEGTNFQCAKCSRAFPCFKSMKEHQNECGTMSSEYHEEEAQDLFAAEFRKMKLKGEFPCRLCTAIFPNLRALKGHNRAHMGVAPGVPYPCNMCPYTSTDKATLVRHLRSHNGDRPYECSLCNYAFTTKANCERHVRNRHGKLTREDIKSVLIYHPNEDSTNENIGRSSPRVTKDEPRKSLIYPNDREDSHQQQQRYLSMPVDSKSDIRVIDEAKLPSPGLASSLRSIIVNHCETSDTYSRSNIPSSGLIPRNIEEATTSQDQSGRAEDDLESRSSNESVSLVNDTESDMHQRIQASPINLKKTSNVPNAGNSNQDGPLDLSMDVLDLSKKAKERNGAGSSRSNEHYPGNDRREFYDSTSQLFLTQALLQASQGTSPGTSPGTSQGTSQATSLQNFYANAQLIYRNLGSLSAGVNAGILSPYMFNPHLFGQDLNIRDRIQKEFARGLQLTSGGTLVDPSHGNTSFASFPQSNEGSSQSVNEQNDYTKLLASKMTNKNLSPREKPDNSPSSNSVKMVIKNGVLMPKQKQRRYRTERPFSCGHCSAKFTLRSNMERHIKQQHPEFWSQRPRGGHSTRGRPPANHPTLIKNSGQSNSQPSQSYSSILPKTESSSAIESGRHSISDQVKYAILAQQLKANKMDDNDTDEELIIDEDPTDKEMQESQEQGERSTSLLRGQLEGNESNRDVLTVKNEISERDSTDVFHNEQAEERNDTNENGRTSRNEHIPEVKTEDPSGDNNSRHTFKMDICNDTVQDKQEDNNADLASVSELLDNASHQYQHFQPQYLSDEEGLVASTSDFNNSGSEDKSDSVNSGNSNNASSKKKKKKKKKKKSAYSMAPNRVICPYCERPFPWTSSLRRHILTHTGQKPYQCIYCSLLFTTKSNCDRHLLRKHKTNPNKIRRVRNSSSPDSQVVNTNNTFSMRNVPERPYKCNQCPSSTFSTLGNLKKHRSTKHSRKNKSRSVSPSSEPQNSPLQPSKQNDPSDYESQSSSISENVSEQQQVSPVETQKQNSNTSPTNNELSRSRRTSPRSSPGPNDVPFKCHLCDCGFADRHDCLEHIKTNHKKSYEMLVAKGAMDMDIDGLEDQPAPPPPPPPQQHLSDGEERKGRFPDYSNRKVVCAFCIRRFWSAEDLRRHMRTHTGERPFSCDICFRRFTLKHSMLRHRKKHESVDSTMYVGTSGDEENSPTQPPTITPRTQQQPPVLMATNINNSRIQDRITSSVATGDAPGGFMRFNTFEKLTTFTGKLTTNTQHNVNSELSENTDNDLISNLLGIRDKSFIDKVLQASPDDAAKLLGVQRSHE; encoded by the exons ATGAAGTCACCTGTCGGCAGCAGGCGCATCGAGTCTCGCAGGTATTATG TGACCATAAAGAACGAACCGGAACAGGAACAAGAACaggaacaagaacaagaacaagaacagaCTGAGACACAGGTGGATACAGCAGCATCTCCGTCGTCCAGT GTAGATTTACCCGAAAGCGCGCATCCTTGTCCAGCTTGTCCGACCATACTTTTGACAACTCACGATTTAACGAATCATCTACGAGAACATAATTCACCTAGGAGCACGGAATACGGCGGTGAGGAAGACTACTGCTGTGCTATATGTCAAAAAGTATTGAGTTCGGCAAGTTCCTTGGATCGCCATGTTCTTGTACATTCGCGCGAACGACCTTTCAAGTGCAAATATTGTGATATAGCTTTCACAACGAATGGTAATATGAACAGACATGTTAAAAGTGCTCACCGCGGTGAAAGATCACCACCACAGAGTTATACCGAATCGGAAAGTACTAGTAACGACTCCGAAAACTCATCTAGAAGACAACACATAGAAGAACACAACAACAACGAGATATCGAAACAAACTTCGCCAAATTTTATGATCAGAGAAAGATTAGCGAAGAATTTAACAGCCAAACGAAAGTCGCCATCTTTTACCAGAGAAGATGAAAGCCCACGTAAACACAAGATATTGTTGAACAATTCGAGGACCGAGATCAAACGTACCCCTGTACAAACACAAAATTCTTTCAACTGTCCGGTTTGTAATCGGCAAGATTTTGCTACGAGCGGCCTCTTGGAAACGCATTTGGAACAAAATCATCCAGAATTCACGGCAAGGTGCGAACCCTGTAatctatcttttaaaaatcatcGGGTTTTGAATCTACACCGTTATATGATACACTTTTCTGACTATCCCGTTGGTATCCCTACGAGAAATTTACGTAATTCCGTAGTAGGATTCGACGATTTAACTTTTGTTGACTTTACCTCGGCTAAATTCCCAACTATTGCTAGGGTGATGTGCGAGCAAGCGATGCATCGGCCAGCATCCGGAGAAGGTACCAACTTTCAATGCGCCAAGTGTTCAAGGGCATTTCCTTGTTTCAAGTCTATGAAAGAACACCAAAATGAATGTG GAACGATGTCATCGGAATATCACGAGGAAGAAGCTCAGGATTTATTCGCTGCCGAATTCAGGAAGATGAAGTTGAAAGGAGAATTCCCCTGCCGATTATGCACAGCTATATTCCCTAATTTGAGAGCATTGAAGGGACATAATCGTGCTCACATGGGTGTTGCGCCAGGAGTACCCTATCCTTGCAACATGTGTCCTTATACGAGTACGGACAAGGCCACTCTTGTAAGGCATCTCAGATCTCACAACGGCGATCGGCCGTACGAGTGTTCGCTTTGCAATTACGCTTTTACTACAAAAGCAAACTGCGAGAGGCACGTTAGAAATCGTCATGGTAAATTAACCAGGGAAGACATCAAGAGTGTTCTTATATATCACCCGAACGAGGATTCGACGAATGAGAACATCGGTAGAAGTTCGCCAAGAGTGACAAAGGACGAACCAAGAAAAAGTTTGATATATCCGAACGACCGTGAGGACTCTcatcagcaacagcaacgTTATCTCTCGATGCCGGTGGACTCGAAAAGTGATATTAGAGTGATAGACGAGGCAAAACTACCTAGCCCAGGATTGGCCTCGTCCCTTCGTAGTATTATCGTGAATCATTGCGAAACCAGCGATACTTACTCGAGATCGAACATACCATCGTCCGGGCTTATTCCGAGGAATATAGAAGAGGCCACTACATCTCAAGATCAAAGTGGAAGGGCTGAGGATGATCTTGAATCAAGGTCATCTAACGAAAGCGTGTCTCTAGTCAATGATACCGAATCAGATATGCACCAAAGAATTCAAGCTAGTCCGATTAACTTGAAGAAAACGTCTAACGTACCTAACGCCGGAAATTCGAACCAGGATGGCCCCTTGGACCTCAGCATGGACGTTCTAGATTTGAGTAAAAAGGCCAAGGAGAGAAACGGTGCTGGCTCTTCTAGATCGAACGAACATTATCCCGGCAATGACCGAAGAGAATTTTACGATTCAACCAGCCAATTGTTCCTCACACAGGCTCTTTTACAAGCGAGCCAAGGAACTTCGCCGGGAACTTCGCCTGGAACTTCGCAAGGAACCTCGCAGGCAACCTCCCTGCAGAATTTCTACGCTAATGCCCAATTGATCTACCGTAATTTAGGATCACTTTCGGCAGGAGTAAATGCTGGAATTCTATCTCCTTATATGTTCAACCCGCACCTGTTCGGACAAGATCTTAACATCAGAGATAGAATTCAAAAGGAGTTCGCTCGGGGCCTACAATTGACCAGCGGTGGTACGTTGGTCGATCCATCTCACGGAAATACAAGTTTCGCCAGTTTTCCGCAATCTAACGAGGGCTCGTCTCAATCCGTAAACGAGCAAAACGATTATACGAAATTGCTGGCTTCTAAAATGACCAATAAGAATTTATCGCCACGCGAAAAGCCAGACAATTCGCCTTCCTCGAATTCCGTTAAAATGGTCATAAAAAATGGTGTTCTAATGccaaaacaaaaacaacgaAGATATCGTACGGAAAGACCGTTCTCTTGCGGACATTGCTCGGCCAAGTTCACCCTGCGTAGCAACATGGAGAGACATATAAAACAGCAACATCCTGAATTTTGGAGTCAACGACCTCGAGGTGGTCATTCAACGAGAGGCAGACCACCGGCGAACCATCcgactttaattaaaaattctggACAGTCAAATTCGCAGCCTTCGCAGTCCTACTCCAGCATTCTACCCAAAACCGAGTCGTCATCGGCGATAGAATCTGGCAGACATTCGATTTCCGACCAAGTTAAATACGCGATATTGGCACAACAATTGAAGGCCAACAAAATGGACGACAACGACACCGACGAAGAACTCATCATCGACGAGGATCCTACCGATAAAGAGATGCAAGAATCTCAAGAACAAGGAGAACGTTCTACGAGTTTGTTGAGAGGACAATTGGAAGGAAACGAGTCCAACAGAGACGTTTTGACGGTTAAGAACGAAATCTCAGAAAGAGACTCGACCGACGTATTTCACAACGAACAGGCCGAGGAACGTAACGATACCAATGAGAACGGCCGGACTTCTAGAAACGAACATATCCCTGAAGTTAAAACTGAAGATCCATCCGGAGATAATAATTCAAGACACACCTTCAAAATGGATATCTGTAACGATACCGTTCAAGATAAACAGGAAGATAATAACGCTGATCTCGCTAGCGTTTCGGAATTATTGGACAATGCTTCTCATCAATATCAACACTTTCAACCTCAATATCTGAGCGACGAGGAAGGTTTGGTCGCATCGACGAGCGACTTCAACAATTCTGGAAGCGAGGACAAATCTGACTCGGTCAATTCCGGTAATTCGAATAACGCctcgtcgaaaaagaaaaagaagaaaaaaaagaagaagaaatctgCTTACTCGATGGCACCTAACAGAGTGATATGTCCCTATTGCGAACGGCCATTTCCATGGACTTCGTCCCTTAGACGACATATTCTTACGCACACGGGTCAAAAGCCCTATCAATGTATATACTGTTCACTTTTGTTCACGACCAAATCGAATTGCGATCGGCACCTTTTGAGAAAGCACAAAACAAATCCGAACAAAATACGACGCGTTAGAAATTCATCTTCGCCGGATAGTCAGGTTGTCAATACGAACAATACGTTCTCGATGAGAAACGTACCGGAGAGGCCGTACAAATGTAATCAGTGTCCGAGTTCGACCTTTTCGACGTTAGgtaatttaaagaaacatcGTTCGACCAAACACTCGCGCAAAAACAAATCGAGATCCGTATCGCCCTCGAGCGAACCACAAAACAGTCCTTTACAACCGTCGAAACAAAACGATCCTAGCGATTACGAGAGCCAATCGTCTAGCATTTCTGAAAATGTTTCTGAACAACAACAAGTGTCGCCGGTTGAaacacaaaaacaaaattcgaATACATCACCGACTAACAACGAATTATCAAGATCACGAAGAACTTCACCTAGATCCTCGCCCGGTCCTAACGACGTTCCATTCAAATGTCATCTATGTGACTGCGGATTCGCCGATCGTCATGATTGTTTGGAACATATCAAAACGAATCATAAAAAATCGTACGAGATGTTAGTTGCTAAGGGTGCTATGGATATGGATATCGACGGTTTGGAAGATCaaccagcaccaccaccaccgccaccgccgcaGCAACATCTTAGCGatggagaggaaagaaaaggccGATTCCCAGATTACAGTAATAGAAAA GTGGTCTGTGCCTTTTGCATAAGAAGATTCTGGTCGGCCGAGGATCTACGTCGTCACATGAGAACTCACACGGGTGAAAGACCATTCTCCTGTGACATATGCTTTCGACGATTCACTTTGAAACACAGCATGCTACGTCATCGTAAAAAGCACGAATCGGTTGACTCTACCATGTACGTTGGTACCAGCGGCGACGAAGAAAATTCACCGACTCAGCCACCAACGATAACACCGCGTACCCAACAACAACCACCCGTTTTAATGGCAACAAATATCAACAATTCGAGGATCCAAGATAGAATTACGTCGTCGGTAGCAACCGGCGATGCTCCTGGTGGTTTCATGAGATTTAATACCTTCGAAAAATTAACTACATTTACCGGCAAATTGACCACCAATACACAGCATAATGTCAATTCAGAATTATCCGAAAATACCGACAACGATTTGATCTCTAATCTTTTGGGCATACGCGATAAAAGTTTCATCGATAAGGTTCTCCAAGCATCACCGGACGATGCCGCTAAATTATTAGGCGTACAACGTAGTCACGAGTGA